The genomic stretch GGAAGGTatatctatttatatacatcATTATATATATGGTAATTTAGTATTCtaaattgttattttaagtCTTAATTATTGGAAGAGTAAATTAATCTAGCCACAAGAGGGTGCTAAAATACTgggttctctctctcatttagAAATCTGAAATAGTAAACAAAAGCtaccattatcattattaaactgctttttaaaatagtgATCAGAGTAATCAAGATATTTGGGTTATAATCCTCACTCCCTGTACCTCTGAAAACCATTTATGGCTTTCAATCTACTTATCTTTATGTGGACAAAGGATGGTGACCTTTAAAAGATGAGACCAATTGGGGTTATAAAGGCTGGATTGTTATTTGGGGTGGAGGGTTAATATATAACAAATGAATTGCTATATATTCTTTTAATTCTgtgaattgtatttatatgttaTAATTACAATATACAATTCTTCTTTGTCAGAATTAATACATGTTATCTGCAAGTATGTACAGAATATGTATGATACATTTGCATGTactcaaatacattaaattctttttttttaattacaaccAGTATTGACCATTATAATTCAATATAAACAGCTACAGGAAAACTTCACCATGGACCTAAGTTAAGTGCAATGGGAAAAATCCACAGCAGCTGAAAATTGGATTAGAGATGGATAATTCTGACTTACTGGCGTAGCTTCTGGGGAAAACACTAAACCACTGAATGGTAAGGGTGACATTAACGGCTAGTGAAATGCCAGCTTTGGAAGGCCGGTTTCATCAGGTTTATTTTAAGAGTCAGCaaaaatgtcattattatttttatttagaataTTGTTTCGCCATATCTCTTAATGGAAACATATATGTTTTGGGGTACTTTGGAAAGGAGATCTCTGGAGTGgagttggaaaaataaaagttagaTTTATTATCTTtgaataatattataatttaaaaaaatggcaaaGCAGTGGTGTTTTCATTGGTGTGGAAAATGTTATGAGTTTGGTTACAGCTATGTGTAGGTCATTGCATAAGCATGCATGTGCATGTTTTTGCATGTGAGAGGGCATTCAGTTTGCtaagtgtgttttaaaatcTACAGTTGTTGATTTGAAAGAGAGTTATGAAGTGCCAGGATTCAAACAAGAGGAATGAAGAAGAGCTACAGGAATGCTGAATATTGGACTGTCAGGACATGATTAAAACCCAACTGTATGCCTGTTACGGTGCTTTATAATAACTGTGAGGACAAATACAGCACCAGGGACGTCTCTGCTGTGTGTCAGCCTCGTATTCCCATCCATTGACAAAACTGCAGTAACCCTCTGGTTGACTTTCCATTGATTCTCTAGACCTCATTTTCAGATTAAGCTCTTCTTCATTGGACTTCAATACTGTACAAAACAGGCCTTCTTTAGCAGAAAATCAGTATTTTTCTCGGACAGTGTCAGAGCATCCATaactaattacttaatttttttcTTGCCAGATATTAGTGAGAAAAGCGAATGCATTGGTGGCACCATTCTGAGTCAGCCATCCACCACATTATGTCCTAAAGATCCTTCCTGCACTCAAATTATCATGCAGACTCACACAATAATGTGTGTTGACATAACCACAAGGAAATAGACAGGTCACAAGCTTAGTCTTCACTTTGGGTTACAGTACTAagaaatatttaatgtattactttttaaattccCAGTAAGTGTTTGATATAATATAGATTGCATGTTTAACGTacagacattttaataattgaaaaaaacattcataGCTGCATTCGTACAAATTATTAACATTAAGGCTATCCTGTTGGCTTAAATGTGAAACCCAAAAAGCAAGGACTGCTGACAGAACATGCCTTTCGTTTGACAGTATCATTTTGCCCCCTTGTGGAGGTTTCTATCTGAAATATAAAAGCTGTCTAAGAAGAAACATAATATCATACAAATGTCACAAAAATAATCAACAAAACCATGTTTTATGTTACAACATACAATTTAGTTTCATAGGATTCACATCAGAATGTTTAGTAGAATTTCATCTGAAGATACTGACATTTATGACAAATCGATAATCAATTCCTCTTCTACAACTTTTTAACTTTTCAGCAACCACTACGGAACAATTGCTGAAAGACTACATGATTTTCAGACAAAAACTGACTCGCATGCCACTTCTCTGCTGACTTCCCACCAggtactttttctttttgcacaACAGTTGTAATAACAGTAGGTACAAATAACCAAAAGCAGACCTAGTGTGAATGGAATGGAGTAAGGAGAATCACAGATTATTATCGTACTTTTTAAGTCTTGAGAAATATATTTGAAACAAGTAAGAAATGGCTGTTATTTTTGTAGAAAtgtcaatatatataattaactcAAATTAACATAAAAAGGCATATCTTCAAAATTCCCTTGTGTATTATGCCACAATGCACTCAGTATGTGATTATATTCTACCATTTTAAAGAGAACAACCAGGGACAGTTTCTGCATTCTCCTGTACACATTCTGTAGACATCTTCTGTAAGatatttgaatttaaattattcCATGTTACACAAAACCTTTGTAGATGTGCATAATGACTGTTTTGATTGTTCAGTACCAGGGAAAATCTTGGGGTTAGTGTTTTCTTTTCCCTATTAATTTGCCCTTCCCTCAGATCTTAAGATGAAAATCATTCTTCTTTTTAGTTCAAATGCACATTTATACACTGGCACCACATATCTAAAACTCTGTATTACTAAATAATGGAAACTGATATGACTGTGAAAGGAAAGTTGCTCAAAACAAgctgtttatgttttttattatcattatgaaTATTTAAACTGACATGAAACATATGGGAACCGTCATGTTAAGTACATTTTGCATAGCCTGAGACTTAAATTCAGAGGACATCTCAAGGACTCATGTGACAGTTCACACGCTACATGCTCTACTAAAATATTCTGACGAACACATTACAAGGCTGTAGCGAACAATTAATcaataataaagtaagtaaataaacaatgcTACCAGTTTAAAGtctgtttttgtctgtttttgtcgGTATTGCTACATTGCACTGATACAAAGTTCGGAAGTAAACCAAAGTTCAGTATACAGTTGTGTACACTCATCTGTAAACACAATATATGGGAAGGCATTGCTTGTCCTTTTTAAATCACTGTGCTGTCTGGTTACCCTATAGCCCAACCTCATTCCTTTGCCCCTTTACAGAATTCTGTTTGAGTATATGGTTGTGACCTACGGTGCACTCTGTTTctgaagtttttttgttttgttttgttttgtttttttcctaatgAAGTCGTCACCTTTCCTTTCAAAAAGACAGACACTAAAGCACACTCATAACAGATTTGGACATTTTCAGAAATGccaaaatgaaatatatacactgatGAGCATCAATCAATTTTTGACATGGTGCACGTCGATATTTAATTTACACCTTTAATGCACTTCAAAAGACAGAGGAGAAAACACCTAGCTAAATTAGATCTGGGGGTCAATCTGGTCTAGTGTGACATCATTTGATCCGGAACTTGCCTGCGCTCTGTAAATTAGGTGCACAACCCTTGGTGCTGGAGTCATTCTCTACTGTCTTTCTTCAAATTCATGTAATTTCTCTTACATTTGGGATAACAGATTCTAAGCTACATTCTAAGCTCTCTCTTTGTCCTTTCCAACAATGTTTGTTGCTCAAATTAATACCAATGCATGGACAAAAGTATTCACATACTTCAAccgaataaaataaatatgctgTTAAGttgtagtttattattattattattattattattattattattattattattattattattcttttttattattattcttttttttttcacacaaaTACTGACTACATGGCAGCAAGGTCTTGATTCCCTATTCCAGAAAAGCCATAATATGTTATATTGACCATAAACAGGCTTGTAACTTGGTATTATAACATTTAACAtctttgtttctgttgtttgcttatataattattattgggttaatgtaattatataattataattgggTATATAAGCTTAGtgtattatgtgtgtgtatatatatatatatatatatggatgaaACAGAACATTAATGCAAGTAttcttgaaaaaaatattattttcaagtataattgcattaatgttcTGTTTcatcaatatatatttgtactaacataaagtacatttagagcACGGATAAACTCAGTCAGGGAATTATTTAGTTACATGTAATTAATTACATCTATTAAGTATTTAAAAGATAACAAAAGTAGGTATTCCGCGTTGTTTTGTTGAGCTTTTTTATATCTATgctggtgtgtttgttttaatgtgtgaaaactacaattcccaTCGTTCCCAGTTTTACAGCACAACAGTCTAAAGGACAGTCGGGTAAGTCCGGATACCGCTTTGCCTTTGTTAACTGAACACAATATTACAATATTGTTCCCTGAAACTAGATTACCAGTTTGCGATTATATTACCCCCCATCATAATTAGAAGAAAGACACTGAGGCATgtggtttgtttcttgttttgggAGTTATGCATGCATTATCGAACTTAAATGTATTTCTACAactcatttaatatatattacagaaACGATTCATATACAATGTAAGTTCATAAAGTGTGATGTTAGCACGGTTGCAATATGACAATACAGAGGACTTACGTTTTACGTAACTGTTTACACTTATGAAATGATTTCTAATTTGGCTAAATGCATTTAACCCTgcgtttattaatttatttttgctgttgTCGTTGCCGTTTTTCAAGTTTTCTTCAGCTGAATGAAGCTCTTACTTATTTCGTATGTATGTGGGGAAAGTATGCGTGTCTTAATCCTGAACATCTGTGTTAAAACTGCTACCCGATACGTCACAAAAAAGCGACAAATAATATtctaaaggaaaaaagaaaaaaaactttattgacAATAGTTCCTTTCTAATAGATTTGGGTCATCAATTGTAAATAATGACTAGCCCTATTAATGTTATTGctccttttgtgtgtgtgagtgtgtgtgcaattttattttaaataatacatttcttatGTTATTTAACAAAACATTATGGTGTGTTTTATGAAAGGTCCTCTTTTACAATTACAGATCTGACAATACATTGAACAATGGCTGGTGTTCAAGTGAGCCCAAAGGAGGAAATGGTTGCACAGCTGCTTGATTCAGCTGCAAGGGGAGATGTGACCAGGGTTTCTAAGATGATTTCTTACTCTAATGCCCTCATAAATGAAACTGGAGAGAGGGGCTGGACTGCATTAATGCAGGGTGCTCGGAATGGACATTTTGACGTGGTGAAGACACTGCTTCAAATTGGGTAAATTTGTCAACTTGCATAATTTATGTTAGATATTATTATATCTAAAAAAATGAAAGCTAAATGCATTGGAGGGTTTTACTACTGTGATCAGTTAAACaactacaaatctgtagtaaatCTGTACTACAGCTCTGTACAtctgtaataaaacaaataaacaaatcctgTGTTGGTAGGCAACTCTGGGGGAATTTAAACACTGGAATACCTAGCCAGCTAGTCTGTGATTGCCTTGGATTAGAATCAAATATCATAAaccaagctttttttttcttgttttccctCCTTCAGGTGTGACAAGTCATTAGTGAATAAATCTGGCCAAACCGCACTTGACATTGCCAAATTCTGGGGACATAAGCATATCGCCAATTTACTCACTAACACTAAAAGTGGTGACAGACATCGGTTTCTTTCCAGCACTGCTGGGGAACATGAAAACTTCTTCAGCAGAGAATTCCTGAATAGAATGAGTGAGAAGAGGACAGATTTGAAGTGGCTAAAAGCCAAGCAGTCATGTCCACACACGGTGTACATCCTCTTCTCCAATTTAAGCCCACTGGTCACATCAGATGGAGAAGACATAGACTCTAGTGAGGCAAATGTTAAACTGTGTAGATTGGGAATAGAGACAATAGATGGACTAATGACTAAGCCAGGAGCAACGCTGATTTTTCTGGGAGTTgagaagcaaaaacaaaaaccttcaTTTTCTGCATTAAAAGACGAGGATGACCTGGTCGCTTGGTTTGCCCTAAACATAGACGACAATCCCATTGAACAAGTCAAGCTTCAGCATACCAACTGTTACTTTATTAGACCTCCTATGCCTGGAATGTTTAAGCTACGTGAAGATGAAGCTGGTGGGTATAATAGCTTTCATAGGTGACAAATCATTGATACATATCTTTCATGACGTGGGGTTTGTATACTTTTCTTAGCCTATATTTTTTAACTGCCTAGGATTTTTTGTATGATTGTATTGGATTTCAAACTTTCAATATGCTTAGTGCttcatatttttgtttccaAGTATTAGACTTTTAAGGGGAAaacaattatacatatatattaaaatatacataatacaaTAGGAAACTGCCATTTTCAAAAAGGTTATTGCAACAGGCATTttaatagctagatagatatcAAACAGAAAATGGATTGATAGACGGCCTCCAGACGGTTTTATTCTTATCTTTTAAAACGCAACGGCTTAAGACCTGAGAAAGGGGTCAAAATAAGTCCAGCTGGACAAATAATTCAATTGATTCAATTAAACCTCATGTGGAATTAAACAGTATGGCTAGGTTTATAAGGATCAGATTAAGGCTTAAGCAACTTTGTGCcaattgttttgcatgtaaataaaGGAATATTTAATGGTGCTATTTATATCTGCTTTCCCTGTTTTTTAAGGGGTCGTTGCACAGGCAAGGTCAGTCCTTGCTTGGCACAGCCGTTATGGCTTCTGCCCGACGTGTGGAAGTGAAACAGTGGTAGAGGAAGGAGGCTACAAGAGGACTTGTATAACAGAAGATTGCAAGAGTGTCAATGGCATCCACAATACATCTTATCCTCGAGTTGGTAAGAGGAAATCAGCTCCCTGATATGCACAGCATTCAAACCTGCTTTTCACGTTTCCCTAAAGATAGACCTTAGGCATACAATCATCAGGTTATTATTTTCTGGGAAGTTTATGAAGCCATCTCTCACCCTTGAGGAGGAAAAGTTCACCAGTTTGTTTTGTGAAAAGcacattattagtagtattagtatttaCATTAATCATGTTACTGAATTTTGTATAAGGAATTTGCCGGATAGTGTAAGATGAAGAATATGTTGATGATTCTCCCCTTGAATGTAGATCCTGTCGTAATCATGCTGGTCATTCATCCAGATGGAAACCAGTGTCTCTTgggcagaaaaaaaacatttccccgAGGAATGTTCTCTTGTCTCGCAGGATTCGTTGAGCCAGGTATTTCTGCCTCTCGCCATTTTTAATTGCAGTTTTGTACcctgtatgtttgttgtttacaaaatataagaatcAGCTGCAGTCCCTTATAATGAAAAAGTAAATTTAATCGCCTATACATTATGATTTTGAATAGCTATTTTGAATTTCTGTATTGGCTACAGGGGAGACTATCGAAGATGCGGTGAGGAGAGAGGTAGAGGAGGAGAGCGGAGTCAAAGTGGGTCCAGTGCAGTATGTTTCTTGCCAGCCGTGGCCCATGCCATCTTCTCTGATGATTGGCTGCCTGTCTGTTGCTGTATCAACTGAAATTAAAGtagatgaaaatgaaatagaAGAGGCCCGCTGGTTCACAAGGCAACaggtaaataaaatgaatgaaggCATTGCAAATATggacagtgcatgtgtgtgtttctaaTTATCTACGTTACTGTCTTCTTTATGTTTCTTGAGTACAGTCCAGTTGAATATTTACAGGACATTTGATGTAGCACAGTTTTCTAGCACACTGCTGAACAGTTATTTTCATGTCTAACATTTATTGTCTCTTTAAAATAACTGCTTtggtaatttatttatatatatatatatatatatatatatatatatatgaatgtgttcttgttctgtgttcttttgcagGTTGTAGATGTTCTTGTGAAAGGTAGCCAGCCGTCTTTCTCTGTGCCGCCAAGACAAGCTATTGCACATCAGCTGATAAAGCACTGGATCGGTGTGAATGCTAACCTCTAAACTCTACGAGGATTACCGCTTCTGGCTACAGATATGAGTGACAATAATTTCTCTCTTGGTGGGGGACTTGGTTCTGGGGAACCTTTAtttccagaaaaacaaaattgaatatatatgtatggatAGATACATAGATCGATGTTCTAAAGTGAACAGAGTatgccaaataaaaataatctgttatgtcaatgtaaaaacaaaattatttacTTCATAAAGGTATTTCTGAGGCTGGTAgccaaattataatatatagtacatatatacatatataataaatgttacaatacaaacttaattttaatatatttaaaattttaacaaaatctttaatttatttgtaacatgaaatttgtttttaaagcactctACAAATTGTACATCATTTAAAGTCTTTCAGATCTGAAATCACTTCATGGTGCCATTACAACATGTATTTACATTACTTTCAAAAGATGGAGGTGGGTCCAGTCTAAAGTCTCGTGTTTGAACATCCTCAACAATTGCCCCATTATTTAGCCTAGCATCTACTAGGTTTCAttcctgaaaataaatattataagcCTGGTGAAAAGTCTTCCATAACTCTTGTTTTCTCCAGCTGTCGTGTTTGCTTTTGGTGTTCTTCTCTATTGATTTAATTGTGGTTAAAGTGCACATACATTAAGCTGTTTTAATCccccaataataataactgtataaatataaaggcACCCATGCAATATATCTGCTGCATTCCTATAAATGAAGACGATATACTGTATTGAGTCAAAAAAAGTAGGCTACTTCCCATCAACTCATTTTGTTAATTTCCTACTATAAAATGTACTAAATGCATTATTTGTTTTGGAGGGGTTACAATTAGGAACATACGTAATTTCCTGTATACATCATCTACAAAATTACCTATATACTTAACTGTGACAGTATGTAGAGCACAGCTTTATCTTCATACAATAAATAGATGCTATTGGCTTTGTCTGATTTCATTTACTTTCTCGGATTACGTCTGGAATATCAGAATGGTTGGAATTGGAGAACTATAATATGTGCTGTTGAATGAATGATTTCTACAACATTATTTGTcatattttgtttcaaatgcaGTGTATTTTTCCAATTTTAAACCCGTTGTGTATTTGTTGTAAGAGGTCAGAAGTGGGCAGCGTCTGGTCAACTGAGCCACAGAACAGATTCTGGTCTGAATAAAGCGAGAAGGAAAGACTTTCAAGGTTGCttcacttaattgaaccaaATGTAACTACTAAGTTGGGAACTGTGGAGGCCAGGT from Amia ocellicauda isolate fAmiCal2 chromosome 8, fAmiCal2.hap1, whole genome shotgun sequence encodes the following:
- the nudt12 gene encoding NAD-capped RNA hydrolase NUDT12 isoform X2 — encoded protein: MAGVQVSPKEEMVAQLLDSAARGDVTRVSKMISYSNALINETGERGWTALMQGARNGHFDVVKTLLQIGCDKSLVNKSGQTALDIAKFWGHKHIANLLTNTKSGDRHRFLSSTAGEHENFFSREFLNRMSEKRTDLKWLKAKQSCPHTVYILFSNLSPLVTSDGEDIDSSEANVKLCRLGIETIDGLMTKPGATLIFLGVEKQKQKPSFSALKDEDDLVAWFALNIDDNPIEQVKLQHTNCYFIRPPMPGMFKLREDEAGVVAQARSVLAWHSRYGFCPTCGSETVVEEGGYKRTCITEDCKSVNGIHNTSYPRVDGNQCLLGRKKTFPRGMFSCLAGFVEPGETIEDAVRREVEEESGVKVGPVQYVSCQPWPMPSSLMIGCLSVAVSTEIKVDENEIEEARWFTRQQVVDVLVKGSQPSFSVPPRQAIAHQLIKHWIGVNANL
- the nudt12 gene encoding NAD-capped RNA hydrolase NUDT12 isoform X1, producing MAGVQVSPKEEMVAQLLDSAARGDVTRVSKMISYSNALINETGERGWTALMQGARNGHFDVVKTLLQIGCDKSLVNKSGQTALDIAKFWGHKHIANLLTNTKSGDRHRFLSSTAGEHENFFSREFLNRMSEKRTDLKWLKAKQSCPHTVYILFSNLSPLVTSDGEDIDSSEANVKLCRLGIETIDGLMTKPGATLIFLGVEKQKQKPSFSALKDEDDLVAWFALNIDDNPIEQVKLQHTNCYFIRPPMPGMFKLREDEAGVVAQARSVLAWHSRYGFCPTCGSETVVEEGGYKRTCITEDCKSVNGIHNTSYPRVDPVVIMLVIHPDGNQCLLGRKKTFPRGMFSCLAGFVEPGETIEDAVRREVEEESGVKVGPVQYVSCQPWPMPSSLMIGCLSVAVSTEIKVDENEIEEARWFTRQQVVDVLVKGSQPSFSVPPRQAIAHQLIKHWIGVNANL